In the genome of Candidatus Rokuibacteriota bacterium, one region contains:
- a CDS encoding ABC transporter ATP-binding protein gives MILEARDIRKYYGEFCALDGVSLAVGPGEFVSIIGPNGAGKTTLINVLTGLLEPTTGRVYFKERDITGIGPVRLARMGIARSFQLVSIFPGLTVLEMLKVAVVSRLGRGGRLFAGLERDREVTGLAVEVTELFGLADKQNALARHLPQGDKKLLDVASAFALHPEIILLDEPTSGVSTRDKNKVIEILVSASRRIGIKSIIQVEHDMDIVFAYSDRIVALHQGRVLADSTPEEIRANEEVVNTVIGRKDRAVSRRESRSC, from the coding sequence GTGATCCTCGAGGCCCGCGACATCCGGAAGTACTATGGAGAGTTCTGCGCCCTGGACGGCGTGAGCCTGGCCGTCGGCCCCGGCGAGTTCGTCTCGATCATCGGCCCCAACGGCGCGGGGAAGACCACGCTGATCAACGTGCTGACCGGCCTCCTAGAACCCACGACCGGGCGCGTCTACTTCAAGGAGCGGGACATCACCGGGATCGGGCCCGTGCGGCTCGCCCGAATGGGCATCGCCAGGAGCTTTCAGCTCGTGAGCATCTTCCCCGGACTCACCGTGCTCGAGATGCTGAAGGTCGCCGTGGTCTCCCGGCTCGGCAGAGGGGGCCGGCTGTTCGCCGGGCTGGAGCGGGACCGCGAAGTGACCGGCCTCGCCGTGGAGGTGACCGAACTGTTCGGGCTGGCCGACAAACAGAACGCGCTGGCGAGGCATCTCCCCCAGGGCGACAAGAAGCTCCTGGACGTGGCCTCGGCCTTCGCCCTCCACCCGGAGATCATCCTCCTGGACGAGCCCACGAGCGGCGTGAGCACTCGGGACAAGAACAAGGTCATCGAGATCCTGGTCTCCGCCTCCCGGCGGATCGGGATCAAGTCCATCATCCAGGTCGAGCACGACATGGACATCGTCTTCGCGTACTCCGACCGGATCGTCGCGCTCCACCAGGGCCGGGTCCTGGCCGACAGTACGCCGGAGGAGATCCGGGCCAACGAGGAGGTGGTTAACACGGTGATCGGGCGGAAGGACCGGGCGGTGAGTCGCCGGGAGTCGCGCTCGTGCTGA
- a CDS encoding ATP-binding cassette domain-containing protein, whose product MLTLDRVNVYVQASHILKDVSLAVGEREVACLIGRNGAGKTTTLRTVMGYLAPHSGRIEFRNRSLAGAATSQIARLGLAFAPEDSGVFADLTVGENIEIATWTRPTDRPATERVDLAYSVFPGLKRYERRKGAQLSGGERKMLSIARALALDPDLLLLDEPFEGLSPAIIPTISEGIHAITRLGHSVLLAESNIHHVPEYTDRLYVIERGEIIFAGKPAEVYNNEGVLKIIGGLP is encoded by the coding sequence GTGCTGACACTGGATCGCGTGAACGTCTATGTCCAGGCCAGCCACATCCTCAAGGACGTCTCGCTGGCAGTGGGTGAGCGGGAAGTGGCTTGCCTGATCGGGCGCAACGGCGCCGGCAAGACCACGACGCTCAGGACGGTCATGGGATACCTCGCCCCTCACTCCGGGCGGATCGAGTTCAGGAACCGGAGCCTCGCCGGAGCCGCCACCAGCCAGATCGCCCGGCTCGGGCTGGCGTTTGCCCCCGAGGACAGCGGCGTCTTCGCCGATCTCACGGTCGGCGAGAACATCGAGATCGCGACGTGGACCCGCCCGACGGACCGGCCGGCCACAGAGCGCGTGGACCTCGCGTACTCGGTGTTTCCCGGATTGAAACGCTACGAGCGACGGAAAGGAGCCCAGCTCAGCGGCGGCGAGCGCAAGATGCTCTCGATCGCCCGGGCGCTGGCCCTGGATCCCGACCTGCTGCTCCTCGACGAGCCCTTCGAGGGGCTCTCGCCGGCCATCATCCCCACCATCAGCGAGGGCATCCACGCGATCACCCGGCTCGGCCACTCGGTGCTCCTGGCCGAGTCCAACATCCATCACGTCCCGGAGTATACCGATCGCCTCTACGTCATCGAGCGCGGGGAGATCATCTTTGCGGGGAAACCGGCCGAGGTGTATAACAACGAGGGAGTGCTGAAGATCATCGGAGGACTGCCATGA